The nucleotide window GTGCCTTTGCCTTTGCAAGTTGTCTCAAAATTACACCTTGTGCGTCTTCACTTGGTTTAGTCTCATACTCTTCGTTGCTTTTGAGCCCCTTTCAGGCTATATTACATCCAGTGCAGGACAGAGTGCTCACTATCCGTGAAAACGCAAGGCTGCAAGGTTTCCCTGATTACTACAAATTGACTGGACCAATAAAAGAAAGGTAACATCTGAATCAAAATAGTGACCACTTTATGTGTGCATTTGTATGATGTTATTTACTGATcctttccataaaaaaaaaacacaatcagTTTACTCTTATTTGCATTTCTTATAAGGTCTAACTACTGATCAtgcatgttttttttaatggttCGTAAAGTAGAATATAATCTTTGCTTGTGTTGAattcgccaaaagtagtgtatttttggtgAATCCAACACGGGGGTGGCATCAAAAGTGAGAGTCCGTGCAACTATGAAACTTCTGCTGCATCAACATGTAATTTTGTCATTCTTGACAAATTCAATCTGAATATGTCATGAAGAGTGTAATTTGCAGAGATTGACATGTTTTCTCGTTATATATAGAAACGTAGCACTCTTTATTTTACAGGATCTGAGTTCATGTTTTGTGTTCTTAGGTACATACAAGTTGGAAATGCAGTTGCTGTACCAGTTGCCCGGGCTTTAGGGTATTCTTTAGCATTGGCATTGAAAGGATTGTCGTCGCGAGATCTACCATTACTGACATTGCCACCTAATTTTCCATATCTAGAGGAACTGGTCTCCAATGAAGAATCTCTAGATAAGCTTTAATTATCTGAACATTAGATCAAGCTATTCACCTCCACTgattatttccaatttcaatcATTCATTAGTTTGTTGCAATGCAAGTTCTGCATTAACATTATATTTTGGTTAGTTGCTAATTTAGGCCAATGGAGAAGTTTTTATATGCATACATTGGATCGACAGCTCAACTGTTTTTGGTCTAAATGATAACCATTGTATTACAATGGTtagattttgattatttatctTGTTTGCAAAGCCTATTTCTTGCTTATTTAATTGTGCTCAATTTTGTTTATGGCAAATCTCTTACCTTCAAGTTGGAATATTATTAAGATGTTGTTTGGTTGGATAAGGATAATAATCTTGAATGGAATTGTTTTATTCTGCATATGATATCATCCCATGAACCAAACAACCTCTATTTCATCTGAGACAGAGAGAACTAAGAATTTTTGCAGACACAAATCCAAGAAAAATGATCATCAATTTGCAGAAacatttagggtgtgtttggtatgaaggaaaatgttttccatggaaaatgttttcctagaaaatgttttcttggaaaacaagttgatttttgacttattctctcatgtttggttggtgagtagaaaatattttccaaaaaagatttttagtgtttgatttatgaatgaaaaatgtttttgaaaaatttcttttatttttactagagtagaaaataattgttgaaattgaaaatattttttaaaaacaaactttttttttttttggggtgggggctggtagggggtgNNNNNNNNNNNNNNNNNNNNNNNNNNNNNNNNNNNNNNNNNNNNNNNNNNNNNNNNNNNNNNNNNNNNNNNNNNNNNNNNNNNNNNNNNNNNNNNNNNNNNNNNNNNNNNNNNNNNNNNNNNNNNNNNNNNNNNNNNNNNNNNNNNNNNNNNNNNNNNNNNNNNNNNNNNNNNNNNNNNNNNNNNNNNNNNNNNNNNNNNNNNNNNNNNNNNNNNNNNNNNNNNNNNNNNNNNNNNNNNNNNNNNNNNNNNNNNNNNNNNNNNNNNNNNNNNNNNNNNNNNNNNNNNNNNNNNNNNNNNNNNNNNNNNNNNNNNNNNNNNNNNNNNNNNNNNNNNNNNNNNNNNNNNNNNNNNNNNNNNNNNNNNNNNNNNNNNNNNNNNNNNNNNNNNNNNNNNNNNNNNNNNNNNCGAGGGTAGGGGTGGAAAAACTGAAATTTTGAAGtcgaaaatattgaatttaaaaacaaactttaaattttttatttttttggggggtggttGGGGGGATTGGTTTGAGGATAAGgaccaaataaattgattttttcaacaatttttttttaattggaagttggaaaagagttttggaaaatgttttccttaagttttgaagggaagtcattttccttaaatttgaggaaaatgagttgatttggaaaacattttccaaaacatttaacctaaccaaacatgagaaaattggaaaacattttccggaaaatgttttccttcataccaaacacacccttagtgaCATTACATTCATTCTGCTTGATAGCTAAAGCTCTCAATTACGTACTATTTCATCTGCGTGACAAAGGAGTAACTTTTGGTCTAGTACAACAAGAAGTAATAAGTGATGAGCAGAACTATCTCTTAACGCGCTTGTTGTTTTTTGCAGAACGATCACCTTTGTGGAATCCTCCGAAATCGTTGGTAGTGTCAGCAGTGTTCTGCTTCTTTAAACCTTTTCTACCACCAAATCCAAACTTGGAATCCTTGAATTCCCTGCTTTTCCTCTTTTTGTCGAATCCCTTCCCTTTCCCTTTTTCACCAAATGTTGACTTACCACCTGAACGATCTCCGGGAGATACACCAGGCCTCTTCTTATTCGATCTCTGATAGGGTTTATCAGCATTTCCTCCGTTAAATGCCAAATCTAGACCACCAGCATCTTCTTTATCGAAGCCACTTTGCTGCCTTTGCTTCCTCCACTTTTTAACGGACTCAATCTCTTGCTTCTTCTGCTTAGTTCTTTCTTTCATCTTCTGTGCTTGTACATCCTTGGCAAGTTTCTTGTTATCTCTGGCCTTCCTCCTCTCCTCGGACTCCTCAATCCTCCTCTTCTCAGCCAAGAGTCGGCTCTTAACTTTCTCCATGTGAGTGTCAGACTTCACCATTTCCGCATAATAATCAGAGGGCCTCAGAAATGATTCACCGGTTGACTGAAAGTTGACGTAAGCTTGACGTATACCCTCCAACCCCTGCGTGTAAAACGAGTGCTCCCTTGCCAAATCATCGTTCACATCCACCTCTTCTTGCTCCTCCCTGTTGATGCTAAGCCTGTGAGTCCAATCCAAATCATTAGGCCAACTGATATCAGCTAGCCTTTCAAACAAACCATCCCTGTTATATACAGCAGTTTTTGAAGGTTCAGCCAGCTTTACGACTTGCTGATCTCCTTCTTCATCTTCCGATTCCGACTCTGTCTCTGGATCGAAATCCTCATTCTCTAAGTTCATCATAGCCAATTCATCCGCAACCATCACACGCAATCACGCTTTCTGATCAAAAGAgtgaaaaacataatatttagaGTTACTAACTAACTAGCTCAAATTACCAGTCACAAGATTGAACTTCACAAATTACAACCTCTAACAATACCAAATTGACATGAACCCCTCAGCCATACATGGCTCCaaaccccccaccccacccccaacaacaacaacaacaaaatccaattattttttttgataaccgagaaatccgtcagTTACCcaccctttggaccaatcataACATTCTAAattcggtggataatgggcctgCCCATCCTCAGCCATACATGGCTCCACCCCCCTCCCCCTTCCAACCccaacaacagcaacaacaacaacaacaacaacaacaacaacaaaatcgattttttttttttgataaccgagaaatccgcatgcaacccgccctttggaccaatcacaacaTTCTAAACTCgatggataatgggcccgcccctgtacccttctccacttaaatacagAGCTTCACTTTGCATGGTAtagggcttgaacctgcgacctaagccacaaattcTTCACCTTTTTGTGGTGATATGTAACAAAAACTAATCTTTTTAACAAcccatatctttttttttttgtttattattcaatttttcacaCCAAATTAGCACAGATTACTCTGTTTCAAGAAATCATCACAAAGCAAGCAAATAACAGTCAAATTAGCActaaaaaacaccaaaaaaagaagacaataaaatatatatgatttcagtTTTCTAAATTACATCAATGAAAAACAATGGAGATTAACAGAGAGAGAAGAAACTTACAAAAAATTGGAAGAATTCGAAAAAGTTGAGCGCTTTTTTGGGACGAAGGGTTTAGGGTAGGGTTTTAGTATTAAATGATGGGCTGAAATTTATTGGGTACA belongs to Solanum stenotomum isolate F172 chromosome 1, ASM1918654v1, whole genome shotgun sequence and includes:
- the LOC125853674 gene encoding probable rRNA-processing protein EBP2 homolog — encoded protein: MVADELAMMNLENEDFDPETESESEDEEGDQQVVKLAEPSKTAVYNRDGLFERLADISWPNDLDWTHRLSINREEQEEVDVNDDLAREHSFYTQGLEGIRQAYVNFQSTGESFLRPSDYYAEMVKSDTHMEKVKSRLLAEKRRIEESEERRKARDNKKLAKDVQAQKMKERTKQKKQEIESVKKWRKQRQQSGFDKEDAGGLDLAFNGGNADKPYQRSNKKRPGVSPGDRSGGKSTFGEKGKGKGFDKKRKSREFKDSKFGFGGRKGLKKQNTADTTNDFGGFHKGDRSAKNNKRVKR